In the genome of Polaribacter atrinae, one region contains:
- the fsa gene encoding fructose-6-phosphate aldolase, with protein sequence MKFFIDTANLEQIKEAQALGILDGVTTNPSLMAKEGITGEANIINHYKEICNLVEGDVSAEVISTDFDGMVKEGEALAALNPQIVVKLPMIKDGVKACKYFSSKGIKTNVTLVFSAGQALLAAKAGATYVSPFIGRLDDISTDGMNLIKEIRLIYDNYGFETEILAASVRNTMHIINCAKLGADVMTGPLSAIEGLLKHPLTDSGLATFLADYKKGN encoded by the coding sequence ATGAAATTTTTTATTGATACTGCAAATTTAGAGCAAATTAAAGAAGCGCAAGCTTTAGGTATTTTAGACGGTGTAACTACAAACCCATCTTTAATGGCTAAAGAAGGAATTACTGGTGAAGCAAACATTATTAACCATTATAAAGAAATTTGTAATTTGGTAGAAGGTGATGTTTCTGCAGAAGTAATTTCTACAGATTTTGACGGAATGGTAAAAGAAGGTGAAGCTTTGGCTGCTTTAAATCCGCAAATTGTGGTAAAATTACCAATGATTAAAGATGGTGTAAAAGCGTGTAAATATTTTTCTTCTAAAGGGATTAAAACAAACGTAACGTTAGTATTTTCTGCAGGTCAGGCTTTATTGGCAGCTAAAGCAGGAGCAACGTATGTTTCTCCGTTTATTGGTCGTTTAGACGATATTTCTACAGACGGAATGAATTTAATTAAAGAAATTCGTTTAATCTATGACAATTACGGTTTTGAAACTGAAATTTTAGCAGCTTCTGTGCGTAATACAATGCACATTATTAACTGTGCAAAATTAGGTGCAGATGTTATGACTGGACCTTTAAGTGCAATTGAAGGTTTGTTAAAACACCCTTTAACAGATAGTGGTTTAGCTACATTTTTAGCAGATTACAAAAAAGGAAATTAG
- the menD gene encoding 2-succinyl-5-enolpyruvyl-6-hydroxy-3-cyclohexene-1-carboxylic-acid synthase, with product MYPKKELAQIVISACSQFNIDTVVISPGSRNAPLTVGFSNHPEIETLSVVDERCAAFFALGIAQQRQRPVAIVCTSGSALLNYYPAIAEAFYSNIPLVVISADRPKHLIDIGDGQTIRQENVFENHILFSANLIDEVVSSSAVENSKLICEALQIAVSQKGPVHINVPFDEPLYETVSTIDTVIANKVKQSFDEITSSFAPRNDDTDYDALSKIWNEAEKKMILVGVNYPDEELHQLMDFYADDTSVLILTETTSNLHQKKAIDSIDQLISSLDNTQFEALKPDVLITFGGMIVSKRVKQFLRKYSPKHHWNIDKKKAMNTFFCLSEFIQIEPLDFFSKFNGTIVKKESNYQQKWLQFRDDKREKHTAYLSKTTHSDFKVFEQIIESIPTNSQLQISNSSIIRYAQLFSIDKTNNIYCNRGTSGIDGSTSTAIGAAFAAKNQTVFITGDISFFYDSNALWNINIPKNFRIILINNSGGGIFKIIPGPGTTNAAKYFETPHSLTAAHLCKMYHFDYLKADSTETVAAQLNGFYETSEKPKILEIFTPSEENNLILKEYFKYIQ from the coding sequence ATGTATCCAAAAAAAGAACTCGCACAAATTGTAATTTCAGCATGTAGTCAATTTAATATTGATACCGTTGTTATTTCTCCTGGTTCACGTAATGCTCCTTTAACGGTTGGTTTTTCTAATCATCCAGAAATAGAAACATTAAGTGTGGTAGACGAGCGTTGTGCTGCTTTTTTTGCTTTGGGTATTGCCCAACAAAGGCAAAGACCAGTTGCAATTGTTTGTACTTCTGGTTCTGCTTTGTTAAATTATTATCCTGCAATTGCAGAAGCTTTTTATAGCAATATTCCGTTAGTGGTAATTTCAGCAGACAGACCAAAACATTTAATAGATATTGGAGACGGACAAACGATTCGTCAAGAGAATGTCTTTGAAAATCATATTTTGTTTTCTGCCAATTTAATTGATGAAGTTGTCAGTTCGAGCGCAGTCGAGAACTCAAAACTTATTTGTGAGGCTTTGCAAATAGCAGTTTCGCAAAAAGGACCTGTGCATATAAATGTTCCGTTTGATGAGCCTTTGTATGAAACTGTTTCTACAATTGATACGGTCATTGCGAACAAAGTGAAGCAATCTTTTGATGAGATTACTTCGTCGTTTGCTCCTCGTAATGACGATACAGATTATGATGCTTTGTCTAAAATTTGGAATGAAGCCGAAAAGAAAATGATTCTTGTTGGCGTTAATTATCCGGATGAAGAACTACATCAGTTAATGGATTTTTATGCTGATGATACTTCTGTTTTAATTTTAACGGAAACCACTTCTAATTTGCATCAAAAGAAAGCGATAGATTCTATAGATCAATTAATTTCTTCTTTAGATAATACTCAGTTTGAGGCTTTAAAACCAGACGTGTTAATCACTTTTGGAGGAATGATTGTTTCTAAAAGAGTAAAACAGTTTTTAAGAAAATATTCGCCAAAGCATCATTGGAATATTGATAAGAAAAAAGCAATGAACACGTTTTTTTGTTTATCAGAATTTATTCAAATAGAACCGTTAGATTTCTTTTCGAAATTTAATGGAACAATCGTAAAAAAAGAAAGCAATTATCAGCAAAAATGGTTGCAATTTCGTGATGACAAGCGCGAGAAACATACTGCCTATTTATCAAAAACAACACATTCTGATTTTAAAGTTTTTGAGCAAATTATAGAAAGTATACCTACTAATAGTCAATTGCAAATAAGCAACAGTTCTATAATTAGATACGCGCAATTGTTTTCTATAGATAAAACAAACAATATTTATTGTAATAGAGGAACAAGCGGAATTGATGGTAGCACAAGTACGGCTATTGGAGCGGCTTTTGCAGCTAAAAATCAGACTGTTTTTATAACAGGAGATATTAGTTTTTTTTATGATAGTAATGCGTTGTGGAATATTAATATTCCTAAAAACTTTAGAATTATTTTAATTAATAATTCTGGTGGCGGAATTTTTAAAATTATTCCAGGACCAGGAACCACAAACGCTGCCAAATATTTTGAAACTCCGCATTCTTTAACTGCAGCGCATTTATGTAAAATGTATCATTTCGATTATTTAAAAGCAGATTCAACAGAAACAGTAGCAGCACAATTAAACGGTTTTTATGAAACATCAGAAAAACCAAAAATATTAGAAATCTTTACGCCAAGTGAAGAAAATAATTTAATTTTAAAAGAATATTTTAAATATATACAATAA